CGTACCATCCGAAGAGCAGAAAGTGCCATTTGAACTTATCAATTCGGGCAAAAGTATTCGTTTCAAAGTCCCGGCTGGAATAGAGCAGGGCAATAATGCGACCTTTAGATTAATTGGCAAAGAAAAAAATAGCGGACAATTAAGCGTTATTGTCGCTCAAGGTTTTATTCTGGCGACATTAGTTCCCCCTGCGATGTATACATACTATGTCGATGAAAATCTTCAGTTACCCTCATCTATAAGAGAATATAATGACAATGCCAGGCTGCAAGTTTTCGTCGGTAATGTTTTTTTGAAGTACTCCAATTACTTGAGACTTTATGACTTTGTTAAAAGTCAGAAGGGTAAGACTTTTCCGATAGGGTACACGAATGGGCGCGACACGATCACCTTTCCACAGCCTTTGCAGCTTAAAGAAGCTGATCCCGATGAGTTCAAGATGATCCCAGAGTATGTTCATCCGGGGACTAATTTTGAAGTAGTAGGGCCAGATCCTGGTCGATTTGATTTTTATGGTTATGCTACTGTTGGAAATAAGAAAGCCTATTATTTACTTCGGGATAATACATCAAAAAAGGGGGAGTTAGCCATAGACGATATTCCAGACGGTGAGTACTCCTTGGAAATGAAAAATAGTTTCTTCAGCTATACAAGCAACAATAAAATTAAAGTAAAGAGCGTACATATCAGTTCAAGCAGTCATACGGAATGTTATGCTGGAGATAAAATAAAGTTAAAAGGTACATTTATACTAAGGCGGTCTTATGGATTGCGTATTGATCCGGCTCAAGAAAGCTATTTTTCAACCTGTAATACGTCGGGTGAGATCATATTTGAAGTACCTCCTACCAAAGCCGGAAATTACCAAGCTCAGGTGACATATCTCAGCGAGATGGGACAACAGAAAAATTACTATTCCAATGCTATTCCATTGCAAGTCAAGGCTACTGTAATAAATTCGGTCTCTCCATTACGTGCTACAGCAGGAACCCTGATTACGATTGAGGGACATGGATTGAATGGATACAAAGTGCGAATTGCTGATAGGGAGATTCAACATACACTATCCCAGAACGATAAAATACAGTTTAAAGTACCGGATGATCTACCAAAAGGTAAATACCGGGTGAACGCCAGATTTTTTAATTATGTCATTGAAAACGTTGTTTTCGCTAGTGATTACCTTGAAATACTTTAATCGCAAAAAATAAATTATGAAAAAGACCAGGTCTATATATATAGTTGCATTTTTTTTGCTTTGGCTATCTATAAGCAGTTTAAGCATTTTGGTTGGGTGCAAAAAGAAAGAAGTCATCGAGCCTGTCGATTACAGTCCCATTCAACTGGAAACCACTACATTCAGTGATTTGGAAGATAAAACGGTTACCTTAAATGGACATATAGCTCGATTAAATGGGATACCTGTGGAGGATTACGGATTCTTAATCCAAAAGGTAACCACCACAAACGGCGAGAAGGAAACTGTTGTCAGCTTGGGAAAAAAAGCTACAGTCGGGAATGTTACATTGAAATACCAGCACAACAGTAATTTTGAGTTGGGAGATCGTTATCAGTATACTTTGTATGTCAAAACAAAAAATGGTTTCTATCGTGGCGAGCCCAATACGTTTGAAGTGGATGGAATTAAGATCAATCTTTTGGAAGATAAGCTTGTGCCTAATAACAATAAAGTAACCGTTACTGGTGATTTTCAGTTCCTCTCCGAAAATATAAAGTTATATTATCAGAGCCAATATCAGGGTGAGCATGTCATACCCTATCAAGTCGGTAGTGATCGAAAAAGCCTTAGTTTTATTTTTCCAAAATCTGATAACTTCTATCATGGAAATAAGGTGTCTGTTTTTTTACGTGTTAAAGATCAATCGGGTTTTGCAAGCAATAGGACAATAGCTAACATTGAAGTTTTAGGTGTAGCCAATCCACCCGTAAAAACTAAGTTTTATCTAAACGAGCCTATACCCATCACGGGCAACGCAATAAAATGGGATGGAATGCCTATGTCGGCGCCATTTTATATGCTGATCAATGGAAAAAAAGTTGAATGCTATCACCAGGTCAATTTATATGAAATTGAAAGCCTAAAAGGAGGCAAATTTCAATTGGGCTTCCATAATGGGAAGGATTCCGTTATTTTCAAAGATTCCATTGAATTGATCAGACCGCTTGGTAGCAATATCCATTTTACAAAAAAGGTGATCCATTCTCCTTCCTTAATGAGGATCGATGGGATTGATATGTATACCTATCTCATGAATCCAGAAAAAGCTAGTTATTATCTAGGTAAACATAGCATCGCCCATTTTTTTGATAGCAGTACCGGGAGTATAGAGACATTTACCGTACGCGATGTCCCAGATGGCGTTTACACTTTTGGATACAGTAGCCCTTATTATTCAGTCAGTTCTACGGAGCGAGTAGAGGTTAGGACCTTGAAGTGGAATACACCAGCAGATTTGACAAAATTTGTTGGTGAGCCATTTACGATTACAGGCAATTTCATCGAGGGGCAGACTTATTCGGTTATCGGAAATGGAATTTACGAGTATCCTGTTGCTCGAGACGGTAAAATACAATTTGCTTTGCCAGGTTATATCATTGGCAGTACAGAAATTCAGATCGGTTATAGCGTAAATTACAATTATAATGAGAATTATTATTCACCCCAAAAACAGCAGTTATATATTCGCAATTTTGAAGTCACTAGTATTAGTCCGTTAAAAGGGTATCCCGGTGATGTCGTCACGATTAAAGGTCGGGGGCTCAGCCAAATAAATGTGACCATAGGTGGAGCATATGCTACCAGCGTTTTTCGAAGTTCTGAAGAACTTCGATTTATCGTACCGGCATTTGCATCCAGAGGAAAAAGCGAAGTTATCATGACGATGCACGACAAAACCATGAAGTATAAAGATCTTTTTGAAGTTTTATAGCTCGCTGAATCCCCAGAACTTGCTTACTCCTGCAGATCGGGAAAGTTACTAATGTGCTTTGGAAATTACATCAATTGTGTCTAGGGCTTTGAGGTCATCACAAAGCTCCGGGCACTATATTAAAGCATTTCATTAACCTGAGAAGCGAGTGTAGTTTTACTATTTCCTTCTTACAATTCCCAATTCTCCAACTTCGTTTTGCCTTTGAAAAAATCTATTGAAAACCGAAATAATTCTTCCGAATATCCATTGTAATAAACGATATATTTTCCATTTCCAGCTAACTTCACATAGCTTGAACTACCTGTGTCATAAAAGAAAGGTCTTCGATACAGTTCTTTTGCATTGAGGTCATAACAAACGATCCAAGTCGTATATTGTTGGTCCCATGTAATCGCATATATCAACTTGTTTTTCGTATCAGATTGCCAATAGTTGCCTTGGATGGGTTGACCTATTGGTGTTTTTGTTTTATAGTTGATCAATTGATTTCCTAAGAACGTCAGAAAAGCCATTCCATTTTTGTTGAAGACAACCTCTTCCGGAATAACATAAGGGGATTGCGGATGATCATTTGGCTGCGGGGTGAATTGAATCTCCTCTAATACCAATAGCATCTCCCGGAGGATAACCCTCCTTATAAAACGTATGTATCAGATCTTTGGTAAATTTGTTTTCAGTATAAGTCTCAGGTTTTTCAGTTATGATCAATCGATTGATGTAAGTGTCATGGTTAAATATCGCTTCCAGTATTTCCGCATAGTCTTTTTCAAAAGCGGAATAATTGAAAGTTTTTTCTTGAGCTTTTGCTTTAGGAGTTTTTTTAGTTGTGCTTTGACAAGCTAAAGCAAGAAATAAAACGGGTATTAAGAAGTATACTTTCATAAAATGGCGCGAATGATTTAACAGATGATGTCAAAATGTTTTCTTTTCCATAATGCAATTTACTAAATTCATTTATCAGGTTTTTATTTGTGACCTTATTGGTAAATCATTAAATATGAAAGCAGCAATTTTTCTT
The genomic region above belongs to Sphingobacterium zeae and contains:
- a CDS encoding IPT/TIG domain-containing protein, which codes for MNCNHVIKQITRRQTIAFLCSILIFITVSCVKEETVVPPDNNPTEVVILTPESNSGNNLILAAEVRYLNNSDAIQSHGFLIEKYSDETPVKKEYAITTSLQSGRITFKVPDPEHYKEGDYYTCKYFVRTEKGLYYSQPARFLVSSLRVKPKEDLTVVVGETITVDGEFGDAEKNYGLYYGYVPSEEQKVPFELINSGKSIRFKVPAGIEQGNNATFRLIGKEKNSGQLSVIVAQGFILATLVPPAMYTYYVDENLQLPSSIREYNDNARLQVFVGNVFLKYSNYLRLYDFVKSQKGKTFPIGYTNGRDTITFPQPLQLKEADPDEFKMIPEYVHPGTNFEVVGPDPGRFDFYGYATVGNKKAYYLLRDNTSKKGELAIDDIPDGEYSLEMKNSFFSYTSNNKIKVKSVHISSSSHTECYAGDKIKLKGTFILRRSYGLRIDPAQESYFSTCNTSGEIIFEVPPTKAGNYQAQVTYLSEMGQQKNYYSNAIPLQVKATVINSVSPLRATAGTLITIEGHGLNGYKVRIADREIQHTLSQNDKIQFKVPDDLPKGKYRVNARFFNYVIENVVFASDYLEIL
- a CDS encoding IPT/TIG domain-containing protein, translated to MKKTRSIYIVAFFLLWLSISSLSILVGCKKKEVIEPVDYSPIQLETTTFSDLEDKTVTLNGHIARLNGIPVEDYGFLIQKVTTTNGEKETVVSLGKKATVGNVTLKYQHNSNFELGDRYQYTLYVKTKNGFYRGEPNTFEVDGIKINLLEDKLVPNNNKVTVTGDFQFLSENIKLYYQSQYQGEHVIPYQVGSDRKSLSFIFPKSDNFYHGNKVSVFLRVKDQSGFASNRTIANIEVLGVANPPVKTKFYLNEPIPITGNAIKWDGMPMSAPFYMLINGKKVECYHQVNLYEIESLKGGKFQLGFHNGKDSVIFKDSIELIRPLGSNIHFTKKVIHSPSLMRIDGIDMYTYLMNPEKASYYLGKHSIAHFFDSSTGSIETFTVRDVPDGVYTFGYSSPYYSVSSTERVEVRTLKWNTPADLTKFVGEPFTITGNFIEGQTYSVIGNGIYEYPVARDGKIQFALPGYIIGSTEIQIGYSVNYNYNENYYSPQKQQLYIRNFEVTSISPLKGYPGDVVTIKGRGLSQINVTIGGAYATSVFRSSEELRFIVPAFASRGKSEVIMTMHDKTMKYKDLFEVL